TCCGTAAGCCACATAGCTCTAGTAATTATAGCTATCCTAATCCAAACACCCTGAAGCTATATAGGCGCAACAGCCCTAATAATTGCCCACGGTCTCACATCATCAATACTATTCTGTCTAGCAAATACTAATTACGAACGAACTCACAGCCGCACCATAATTCTAGCCCGGGGTTTACAAACATTATTACCCCTAATAGCCTCATGATGACTACTAGCCAGCCTAACTAACCTAGCCCTACCCCCTACAATCAACTTAATTGGAGAACTACTAGTAACCATAACAACATTCAAGTGATCCAACCTAACCATCCTAGCCCTGGGTCTAAACATATTAATCACAGCCTTATACTCCCTATACATACTCATTACTACACAACGAGGTAAATTCACCTACCATACCTATTCAATTAAACCAACATTCACCCGAGAAAGTACCCTGATACTAATACACCTCCTACCCATTATACTACTATCAATTAACCCAAAAATTATCCTCGGGCCCCTATACTGTGGACATAGTTTACCCAAAACTCTAGATTGTGAATCTAGCAACAGAACATAAAAATTCTTGTTCACCAAGAAAGAATTGCAGGAACTGCTAACTCTTGCCCCCATACCTAAAAATATGGCTTTCTTACTTTTATAGGATAACAGTAATCCACTGGTCTTAGGAACCAGAAACTTGGTGCAAATCCAAATAAAAGTAATTAACCTAATCATACCATTTTCTATTATTACTCTTACCATTCTAACTATCCCAATCATAATGTCTTACACAAACAAATACAAAACCAAATCGTACCCCTACCACGTTACTTCTTCCGTGTCATATGCATTTATGACAAGCATAATTCCAACCATAATATTCCTTCTATCAAACCAAGACTCCTACATTTCAAACTGGCACTGAATAACAATACAAACCATAAAACTATCACTTAGTTTTAAACTGGACTTCTTCTCAATTATCTTTGTATCCGTAGCCCTATTCGTAACCTGGTCAATTATAGAATTCTCACTATGATATATACACTCAGACCCCTACATCAATCAATTCTTCAAGTACTTACTACTATTCTTAATCACAATAATAATCTTAGTAACAGCAAACAACATATTCCAACTCTTCATCGGATGAGAAGGAGTGGGAATTATATCATTTCTACTTATCGGCTGATGATATGGACGAACAGACGCCAACACCGCAGCCCTCCAAGCAATCCTATATAACCGAATTGGTGACATTGGCTTTATCTTAACCATAGCATGACTCCTTCTCCACCTAAACTCATGAGACCTTCAACAAATCTTTATACTCAAACCAACCAACCTTCTCCCTCTATTAGGACTACTAGTAGCAGCAGCAGGAAAATCAGCCCAATTTGGACTACATCCATGACTCCCTTCAGCTATAGAAGGTCCTACCCCTGTATCAGCATTACTCCATTCAAGTACTATAGTTGTAGCAGGTATCTTCCTATTAGTACGTTTCTACCCACTAATACAAAATAACCCAACCATTCTGACAATAACCCTATGCCTAGGCGCCATCACCACCTTATTTACCGCCATCTGCGCCCTAACACAAAATGATATTAAAAAGATCATTGCCTTCTCAACCTCCAGTCAACTGGGCCTCATAATAGTAACTATTGGCATTAACCAACCCCATTTAGCCTTTCTGCACATTTGCACCCACGCATTTTTCAAAGCCATATTATTCATATGCTCTGGATCAATTATCCACAGCCTAAACAATGAACAGGACATTCGAAAAATAGGTGGCTTACTAAAAGCAATACCATTTACATCATCATGCCTAATAATTGGAAGCCTTGCATTAACAGGAATACCATTTCTAACAGGCTTCTACTCAAAAGACCTAATCATTGAATCAGCCAACACAT
The sequence above is drawn from the Dasypus novemcinctus mitochondrion, complete genome genome and encodes:
- the ND5 gene encoding NADH dehydrogenase subunit 5; the encoded protein is MNLIMPFSIITLTILTIPIMMSYTNKYKTKSYPYHVTSSVSYAFMTSMIPTMMFLLSNQDSYISNWHWMTMQTMKLSLSFKLDFFSIIFVSVALFVTWSIMEFSLWYMHSDPYINQFFKYLLLFLITMMILVTANNMFQLFIGWEGVGIMSFLLIGWWYGRTDANTAALQAILYNRIGDIGFILTMAWLLLHLNSWDLQQIFMLKPTNLLPLLGLLVAAAGKSAQFGLHPWLPSAMEGPTPVSALLHSSTMVVAGIFLLVRFYPLMQNNPTILTMTLCLGAITTLFTAICALTQNDIKKIIAFSTSSQLGLMMVTIGINQPHLAFLHICTHAFFKAMLFMCSGSIIHSLNNEQDIRKMGGLLKAMPFTSSCLMIGSLALTGMPFLTGFYSKDLIIESANTSYSNAWALLITLLATSFTASYSTRLIYFSSLGPPRYLPLITINENNPNLLKPIKRLALGSIFAGFLISNYIPPLITPQTTMPLYMKLSALAVTIMGFMVAMGLNNITLNLKPERPNPLHSFSSLLGYYPNIIHRTTPYYILMMSQNLASLTDILWLEKLAPKSLSQMQLSASMITSNQKGLIKLYFMSFIISMTLATMLII